The sequence TTAAGCTCTAGAGGGTAACCCTTAACCTTAGCTGCAGCTTCGAGCACTTCGGGCTTCAACTGCTCAACAAGAAAGTTATCGGCGTCACCTTGGTCTACCAGAGCCGGTACAAATTGGGCCGCCTGGCGCATCAAGACGCTGGCATCATATTCCATCCATGTCGCCGAATCTCGGCCTAAATAGGTAGTCAACGCCTTCTTGCCCCAAGGACAATTAATCGGGTTACTGATCGGGCTAAAGGCCGATACTGACTGGTATGCATCAGGGTTACGCAGCGCGACAACTAACGCACCGTGCCCGCCCATTGAGTGGCCCGCAATAGAACGTTTATCACTGACAGGGAAAATAGATTCAATCAGTTTTGGCAGTTCATCGACGACGTAATCGTACATGCGGTAATGGCGATTCCACGGTGCCTGCGTCGCATTGACATAAAAGCCCGCCCCTTTACCAAGATCGTAGCCTTCATCATCGGCGACATTCTCGCCTCTGGGGCTGGTGTCCGGTGCGACGATAGCAATACCAAGCTCTGCAGCCAGTGCTTGTGCCCCCGCTTTCTGCATAAAATTTTCATCGGTACAAGTCAAACCTGAAAGCCAGTACAGAACTGGGACCTTCTTGCCACTTGATGCTTGTGGTGGCAGATAGATAGCGAACCGCATCCCACAATTTAACGTTTGGGAGTGATGACAATACTGTTTATGCCAACCACCAAAACTCTTACTAACACTAATATTTTCAATTGTCACGCTTGGGTCTCCTTAATCGCTCCGACTTAGCCTGTGGTAACACTGATTAAGCCGAAGCTGCAGGATGAATTATCTTATCGATGAGTATTACTTATCAAAATGAATAACAGTACGGATACTCTTACCTTGGTGCATAAGATCAAACGCATCATTGACCTGCTCAAGACTCATGGTGTGAGTGATGAAGTCACTCAACTTAAACTCACCCGCC comes from Shewanella oneidensis MR-1 and encodes:
- the fghA gene encoding S-formylglutathione hydrolase; amino-acid sequence: MTIENISVSKSFGGWHKQYCHHSQTLNCGMRFAIYLPPQASSGKKVPVLYWLSGLTCTDENFMQKAGAQALAAELGIAIVAPDTSPRGENVADDEGYDLGKGAGFYVNATQAPWNRHYRMYDYVVDELPKLIESIFPVSDKRSIAGHSMGGHGALVVALRNPDAYQSVSAFSPISNPINCPWGKKALTTYLGRDSATWMEYDASVLMRQAAQFVPALVDQGDADNFLVEQLKPEVLEAAAKVKGYPLELNYREGYDHSYYFISSFIENHLRFHAEHLGK